One window from the genome of Flavobacterium agricola encodes:
- the putP gene encoding sodium/proline symporter PutP, which produces MNVYELISIGIYMLLMIGIGVYSYKKSNANSDDFLIGGRKMGAAVTALSAGAADMSGWLLMGVPGAIYMLGLSSAWIAIGLTTGAFLNYVIVAPRLRTYTEIAGNAITLPVFFENRYKDKTNLLKIVSSILILIFFTLYTSSGMVAGGRLFESAFGFDYSYGLWVTSFVVVLYTFLGGFLAVSLTDFVQGTIMVLALVIVPIVAIYEIGGITETLTIVSNKKDTYLNLFNGTTAIGITSLIAWGLGYFGQPHILVRFMAIGKVSDIPKARRIGITWMIFTVGGALLVGLIGIAYLQKFDQETMVIFDNSKEQAETIFIYFSRVLFHPLIAGFLLSAILAAVMSTISSQLLVTSSSLTEDIYKAFIHKNATPKQLLLFSRIAVLLVAIIAVLLSLHPKDSIINLVGNAWAGFGAAFGPLILFSLLWKRTTWQGALSGMVVGATVVLCWVYINHNYKDWYEILPGFIASALVTYLVSLLTQKKNEEIEHEFEAAKKALHE; this is translated from the coding sequence ATGAATGTTTACGAGCTAATTTCTATTGGAATTTACATGCTATTAATGATCGGTATTGGAGTTTATTCATACAAAAAATCGAATGCAAATTCCGACGATTTTTTAATTGGCGGTCGAAAAATGGGCGCCGCAGTTACTGCTTTGTCTGCCGGTGCTGCCGATATGAGCGGATGGTTATTAATGGGCGTACCAGGTGCTATTTATATGTTGGGATTATCTTCTGCTTGGATTGCTATTGGTTTAACCACTGGTGCATTTTTAAACTATGTTATAGTTGCACCTCGCCTACGTACTTATACCGAAATTGCAGGTAACGCCATAACTTTACCTGTTTTTTTTGAAAACAGATACAAAGACAAAACCAACTTACTTAAAATTGTTTCATCAATTTTAATTTTAATATTTTTTACTTTATATACCTCTTCGGGCATGGTTGCTGGCGGAAGGTTATTTGAATCTGCTTTTGGGTTTGATTATAGCTACGGTTTATGGGTTACCAGCTTTGTTGTGGTTTTATATACATTTTTAGGCGGATTTTTAGCCGTAAGTTTAACGGATTTTGTACAAGGTACCATTATGGTTTTGGCCTTGGTTATTGTACCTATTGTTGCCATTTATGAAATTGGTGGCATTACAGAAACCTTAACCATAGTAAGCAACAAAAAAGATACGTACTTAAACTTATTTAATGGCACCACAGCTATTGGTATAACCTCATTAATAGCTTGGGGATTGGGTTATTTTGGCCAGCCGCACATTTTGGTTCGATTTATGGCTATCGGAAAAGTTTCGGATATTCCGAAAGCTAGAAGAATTGGAATTACTTGGATGATTTTTACGGTTGGTGGTGCTTTATTGGTAGGATTAATCGGAATTGCTTATTTGCAAAAATTTGATCAAGAAACAATGGTTATTTTTGACAATTCGAAAGAGCAAGCCGAAACTATTTTTATTTACTTTTCACGCGTATTATTTCACCCTTTAATTGCAGGTTTCTTATTATCAGCTATTTTGGCTGCGGTTATGAGTACCATATCTTCTCAACTTTTGGTTACTTCAAGCTCGTTAACAGAAGATATTTACAAAGCTTTCATTCATAAAAATGCAACTCCAAAACAATTGCTTTTGTTTAGTAGAATTGCTGTGTTACTTGTTGCTATTATTGCTGTGTTACTTTCACTACACCCTAAAGATTCTATTATTAATTTGGTTGGAAATGCTTGGGCAGGGTTTGGAGCTGCTTTTGGTCCTTTAATTTTATTTTCATTATTATGGAAAAGAACAACTTGGCAAGGTGCTTTAAGCGGAATGGTTGTTGGTGCAACTGTAGTTTTATGTTGGGTTTACATAAATCATAATTACAAAGATTGGTATGAAATTTTACCAGGCTTTATAGCTTCAGCCCTTGTAACATATTTAGTTTCTTTACTTACACAAAAGAAAAACGAAGAAATAGAACATGAATTTGAAGCAGCTAAAAAAGCTTTACACGAATAA
- a CDS encoding urease accessory protein UreE, producing MMQQAVIIDSVLPQKNMLPEADVFEIEWFETQKHKFSRQTKTGVLLQLINTNKKEWNHADALYNNGKLVAQIFIKPALTISFVSNQANEVADFCYYIGNRHLPVFTEPEAHLFYVPYDGNLYEQVVAKFADKITLSERQLFTQNLLKAKK from the coding sequence ATGATGCAGCAAGCTGTAATTATAGATTCAGTTTTACCTCAAAAAAACATGCTTCCTGAAGCAGATGTTTTTGAAATTGAGTGGTTTGAAACGCAAAAACACAAATTTAGCCGTCAAACCAAAACTGGGGTTTTACTTCAACTAATAAATACCAATAAAAAAGAATGGAACCATGCCGATGCTTTATATAACAATGGCAAATTGGTTGCTCAAATATTTATAAAACCGGCGTTAACTATCTCGTTTGTTTCCAACCAAGCAAACGAGGTAGCCGATTTTTGTTATTACATAGGTAACCGGCATTTACCTGTTTTTACAGAACCGGAGGCACATTTGTTTTATGTACCGTACGACGGGAATTTGTATGAACAAGTTGTAGCAAAGTTTGCTGATAAAATAACCTTATCAGAAAGGCAACTTTTTACGCAAAACTTGCTTAAAGCAAAAAAATAA
- a CDS encoding ABC transporter ATP-binding protein yields MTEPRFIEISDLTFSYGSKTLLRDVNVHFHKHAFSVILGINGSGKSTLFKLISGIVKHKQGQITWEDEPIQNFKGKERAKRLGYLPQFYQSIFPYSVEQVMLTGRAAFNRFAPKASDYEKVIQILTDLELLHLKDQDFTTLSGGQQQLIMIGRLLMQDPELLLLDEPTNHLDVYFQHHLMKKLSQYVAKGLTVIAVMHDPTLAYQYANHFYFMLNHKIVSTYNHEPDSELLEKVYGIPFIQVQQNQHEIVLPKRL; encoded by the coding sequence ATGACAGAACCTCGATTTATAGAAATATCCGATTTAACTTTTTCGTACGGCAGTAAAACGTTATTACGTGATGTAAATGTGCATTTTCATAAACATGCATTCTCGGTTATATTAGGCATTAATGGTAGCGGAAAATCAACCTTATTTAAATTAATATCGGGCATTGTTAAGCACAAACAAGGGCAAATTACTTGGGAGGACGAACCGATACAAAATTTTAAAGGGAAAGAACGTGCCAAACGTTTGGGATATTTACCTCAGTTTTATCAAAGCATTTTTCCGTATTCGGTAGAACAAGTTATGTTAACCGGACGTGCAGCGTTTAATCGGTTTGCTCCGAAGGCATCGGATTACGAAAAAGTAATTCAAATTTTAACCGATTTAGAATTACTGCATTTAAAAGATCAGGATTTTACAACCTTATCAGGTGGTCAACAACAATTAATTATGATTGGAAGGTTGCTAATGCAAGATCCGGAGTTGTTGCTGTTAGATGAGCCGACCAACCATTTAGATGTATATTTTCAGCATCATTTAATGAAAAAGCTTTCGCAATATGTTGCCAAAGGCTTAACGGTTATTGCGGTAATGCACGACCCTACCTTGGCGTATCAATATGCCAATCATTTTTATTTTATGCTAAATCATAAAATTGTTAGTACCTACAATCACGAACCCGATTCGGAATTGTTAGAAAAAGTTTACGGAATTCCGTTTATTCAAGTACAGCAAAATCAGCATGAAATAGTTTTACCTAAACGCCTATAA
- a CDS encoding FecCD family ABC transporter permease — MNKTLAYIICYVLPIPVLLISLGIGSSEQLNFFEYLQMAYQNYFGAGLDESQFVRFELYSNIVFNIRLPRIILTFLTGAALATSGTVLQGVYRNPLVDSYVLGISAGAAFGAALAINYGLGSVNVAAFVGGALAVLITYLVVVSIRQVSIMTIVLSGMVISGMFTALLTVVQYISNPFKLQIIVQWLMGSLHATSWVEVQRSYIPILITLLIVYILRWRLNVLSLGDDAGKSVGVNPVWDRLILVSCATIMTATTVASAGLISFYGLFLPHIVRMMLGADNRKTIPGSILLGGTLLLIIDNFSRALFTFELPVGIFTMLIGGSFFIYLMGKNNLNWK, encoded by the coding sequence ATGAACAAAACATTAGCTTATATTATTTGTTACGTACTACCCATTCCGGTGTTGCTTATTTCATTAGGAATTGGCTCGTCCGAACAACTTAATTTTTTCGAATATTTACAAATGGCTTATCAAAACTATTTTGGAGCTGGGTTAGATGAATCTCAGTTTGTACGTTTTGAATTGTACAGTAATATTGTATTTAATATTCGATTACCCCGAATTATATTAACTTTTTTAACAGGTGCAGCTTTGGCTACCTCCGGAACCGTTTTGCAAGGCGTGTACCGTAATCCGTTGGTAGATTCGTACGTGCTTGGCATTTCTGCAGGTGCAGCTTTTGGCGCAGCCTTAGCTATTAATTATGGTTTAGGATCGGTAAATGTTGCGGCTTTTGTAGGAGGTGCTTTGGCGGTTTTAATTACATATTTGGTTGTGGTTTCAATCCGTCAGGTTTCTATTATGACCATTGTTTTATCGGGTATGGTTATTTCGGGTATGTTTACCGCTTTACTTACCGTAGTTCAGTACATCAGTAATCCGTTTAAATTGCAAATTATTGTGCAATGGTTAATGGGCAGTTTACACGCAACTTCGTGGGTTGAGGTACAACGTTCGTATATTCCAATATTAATAACCTTATTAATCGTTTACATTTTACGCTGGCGTTTAAATGTTTTGTCTTTAGGCGATGATGCTGGTAAATCTGTTGGAGTTAACCCCGTTTGGGACCGATTAATTTTGGTTAGCTGTGCAACCATTATGACGGCAACAACGGTTGCATCTGCCGGATTAATTAGTTTTTATGGCTTGTTTTTACCGCACATTGTGCGCATGATGTTGGGAGCAGATAACCGCAAAACCATTCCGGGCAGTATTTTGCTAGGCGGAACTTTACTATTGATTATTGATAATTTTTCGAGAGCTTTATTTACGTTCGAACTTCCGGTTGGAATTTTTACCATGCTAATTGGCGGTTCATTTTTTATTTACCTTATGGGTAAGAACAATTTAAATTGGAAATAA
- a CDS encoding DNA primase: MKRVIVDYAKLTNEILTLLVEKFPDGYDDSDIIRFKNAKNETVEAVEVRTEDTIYLVKVSTKLADRIENFDDEEDDADVLPVDAIPATALKDIELEDDEEEEEIKKPRRNDDEDDADDEDYDSDEPIDEDDEDDL; the protein is encoded by the coding sequence ATGAAAAGAGTAATTGTAGATTATGCTAAGCTTACGAATGAGATTTTGACGCTTTTAGTTGAAAAATTTCCTGATGGATATGATGATTCAGATATCATTCGTTTTAAAAATGCTAAGAATGAAACTGTAGAAGCGGTGGAAGTAAGAACTGAGGATACAATTTACCTTGTAAAAGTTAGTACAAAACTGGCAGACAGAATAGAAAACTTTGACGACGAAGAAGACGATGCAGATGTTTTACCAGTAGATGCAATTCCTGCAACTGCTTTAAAAGACATTGAGTTGGAAGACGACGAAGAAGAAGAAGAAATCAAAAAGCCACGTAGAAACGATGACGAAGACGATGCAGATGATGAAGATTATGATTCAGACGAGCCCATCGATGAAGACGACGAAGATGACTTATAA
- a CDS encoding ABC transporter substrate-binding protein has product MKLYAKIISACAVLIMLASCKEQATQTAEKEHAISVTDTKGNLVTLDKPAERIVCLFDPALDLLTMLGATDKVVGIPIDVYVDQELYQPFSLLNQDIANKTIKTPGSNELQQLEEIVALKPDLLIVQNLNPGMVQTLKNMGVATYMFTSESQANLMQELQDVSVLTGKQERGLELENYAKSQFAKLTEQANAIPEKQRKSVYFTWANGRIYSTTGRNSMMNDCLVLAGTTNVCTSAIDQPNINPETLVSWNPDMIVMWNDDPNLFYKKPELANVTAIKNKAIHNLMPMFFYNPHTLKSICAAIAIKEWAYGNQENANAQVREVIEVLYGKEKAQNLLTLLN; this is encoded by the coding sequence ATGAAATTATATGCAAAAATAATAAGCGCATGTGCTGTGTTAATCATGCTTGCTTCTTGTAAGGAACAAGCAACTCAAACCGCTGAAAAAGAACACGCCATTAGCGTTACCGATACCAAAGGAAATTTAGTTACTTTAGATAAACCTGCCGAACGAATTGTTTGTTTATTCGATCCGGCTTTAGATTTATTAACCATGTTAGGCGCAACCGATAAAGTTGTCGGAATTCCGATTGACGTTTACGTAGATCAAGAATTATATCAACCGTTTAGTTTACTAAATCAAGATATTGCCAATAAAACTATTAAAACACCTGGTAGTAACGAATTGCAACAACTAGAAGAAATTGTTGCCTTAAAACCCGATTTGTTAATTGTACAAAACCTAAACCCAGGAATGGTACAAACTTTAAAAAATATGGGGGTTGCAACGTATATGTTTACTTCAGAAAGCCAGGCAAACTTGATGCAAGAACTTCAGGACGTTTCGGTGTTAACTGGTAAACAAGAACGTGGTTTAGAGCTTGAAAATTATGCAAAATCACAATTTGCTAAATTAACTGAGCAAGCCAATGCAATTCCTGAAAAACAACGCAAATCGGTATATTTTACTTGGGCTAACGGTCGTATTTATTCTACAACCGGACGTAACAGTATGATGAACGATTGTTTGGTTTTAGCCGGAACAACCAATGTTTGCACCAGCGCTATAGATCAGCCCAACATCAATCCAGAAACATTAGTTTCTTGGAATCCTGATATGATTGTGATGTGGAATGATGATCCGAATTTGTTTTATAAAAAGCCAGAATTAGCTAATGTTACTGCAATAAAAAACAAAGCCATCCACAACCTAATGCCTATGTTTTTTTACAACCCGCATACGTTAAAATCTATTTGTGCAGCTATTGCAATAAAAGAATGGGCGTACGGCAATCAGGAAAACGCAAACGCGCAAGTTCGCGAAGTAATAGAAGTGCTTTACGGTAAAGAAAAAGCGCAAAACCTATTAACCTTACTAAACTAA
- a CDS encoding hydrogenase maturation nickel metallochaperone HypA/HybF: MHELTIVKDIFSTLEEHYQTKVDDIQKIQITAGLLSNVQPVLIQNAFDAFITDNPSYQNMELEVVVNDIVAHCHKCDKDFKVLYHKFVCDCGTPSADIVQGNELYISQVIFKQTL, encoded by the coding sequence ATGCACGAATTAACCATCGTAAAAGATATTTTTTCAACCTTAGAAGAACATTATCAAACCAAGGTCGATGATATCCAAAAAATACAAATAACAGCAGGCTTACTTTCAAATGTTCAGCCGGTACTTATTCAAAATGCTTTTGATGCATTCATTACCGATAATCCTTCGTATCAAAATATGGAACTCGAGGTGGTAGTAAACGATATTGTGGCGCATTGCCACAAATGCGATAAAGATTTTAAAGTGCTGTATCACAAATTTGTTTGCGATTGTGGCACGCCTTCGGCAGATATTGTTCAGGGCAACGAATTGTATATTTCTCAAGTAATATTTAAACAAACCTTATAA
- the hypB gene encoding hydrogenase nickel incorporation protein HypB, with protein MASNPKSLGNRVGSLQCDNTTLHLLKANDFVANAIRERLKNVCVVNVCSSPGSGKTTLMQETGKRLANDLNISVLVGDPETDRDAVRMKEVGLNALQIVTGGMCHIEAQMILQALDHIDIDNTDLLFIENVGNLLCPSAFDLGEDYRVTLLATTEGDDKPKKYPRMFLTSELMLVSKSDLLPYVPFKVENVTQDAREVNPNIEVITISTLNGEGIDQWCDWLKERVKAKKLAASAL; from the coding sequence ATGGCATCAAATCCAAAAAGTTTAGGAAACCGTGTAGGTTCTTTACAATGTGATAATACAACTTTACATTTATTAAAAGCAAACGATTTTGTTGCAAACGCTATTAGAGAACGCTTAAAAAATGTTTGTGTAGTAAACGTTTGTTCATCACCAGGTTCTGGTAAAACAACTTTAATGCAAGAAACAGGTAAACGTTTAGCGAATGATTTAAATATTTCTGTTTTAGTTGGTGATCCTGAAACAGATCGCGATGCAGTACGTATGAAAGAAGTTGGTTTAAACGCTTTACAAATTGTAACTGGCGGAATGTGTCATATCGAAGCACAAATGATTTTACAAGCATTAGATCACATTGATATTGATAATACTGATTTGTTGTTTATTGAAAACGTAGGAAACTTATTGTGCCCATCTGCGTTTGACTTGGGCGAAGATTACCGCGTAACGTTATTAGCAACAACCGAAGGAGATGATAAACCTAAAAAATACCCGCGAATGTTTTTAACTAGCGAATTGATGTTGGTTTCTAAATCTGATTTATTGCCATACGTACCATTTAAGGTAGAAAACGTAACGCAAGATGCTCGCGAAGTAAATCCAAATATCGAGGTTATAACCATTAGTACATTAAATGGCGAAGGTATTGACCAATGGTGTGATTGGTTAAAAGAACGTGTAAAAGCTAAAAAATTAGCAGCAAGCGCTTTATAA
- the mgtE gene encoding magnesium transporter: MVTNFQNLHPADIAEKLTALDKKERTVAFYLLSNTSKVQVLTYLDADIQQELVVSLTDADLAEVLNNLSPDDRTELFETFPDALIKDCINLLSPEQRNIALNLIGYKEDSIARLMTPNYIQIKEYYTITDVLAHIKKYGQRAETLNYIFIVTDDNVLIDDLKIEQILVADSDTKVSELMDHHFVAIKTTVLIEEAIEDFEKYDRSAIPIVTENGVLVGIVTSDDIIEQMKNRDTEDIQKFGGMEELDVSYTRTPILELIKKRAGWLVILFVGEMFTASAMSHYDDELEKAIVLALFVPLIISSGGNSGSQAASLIIRAMALGELKLKDWWYVLVKELKSGLVLGLILGAIGFTRIVIWEKTGIYDYGEYWLTIAITVALSLIIIVLWGTLAGALVPFILRRIGFDPATASSPFVATLVDVSGLIIYFTIAALLLTGKLL; this comes from the coding sequence ATGGTTACCAATTTTCAAAACCTGCACCCTGCTGATATTGCAGAAAAATTAACTGCTTTAGATAAAAAAGAACGAACTGTTGCTTTTTATTTGCTATCTAATACTTCTAAAGTTCAAGTTTTAACTTATTTAGATGCTGATATTCAGCAAGAATTGGTAGTTAGCTTAACCGATGCTGATTTGGCTGAGGTTTTAAATAATTTAAGCCCGGACGATAGAACCGAACTTTTTGAAACCTTTCCGGATGCGTTAATTAAAGATTGCATCAATTTATTATCGCCTGAACAACGCAATATCGCCTTGAATTTGATTGGTTATAAAGAAGATAGCATTGCGCGATTAATGACGCCCAATTACATTCAAATTAAAGAATATTATACCATTACCGATGTTTTAGCTCATATTAAAAAATACGGGCAACGCGCCGAAACCTTAAACTACATTTTTATTGTTACTGATGATAATGTGTTGATTGATGATTTAAAAATTGAACAAATTTTGGTAGCCGATTCAGATACCAAAGTTTCTGAACTTATGGATCATCATTTTGTAGCTATAAAAACTACGGTTTTAATTGAAGAAGCGATTGAAGATTTTGAAAAATACGACCGCTCGGCTATTCCTATTGTTACAGAAAATGGCGTTTTGGTTGGAATTGTAACTTCTGACGATATCATTGAGCAAATGAAAAATCGCGATACCGAAGATATTCAAAAATTCGGGGGGATGGAAGAACTTGATGTTTCGTACACGCGAACGCCAATTTTAGAATTAATAAAAAAACGCGCCGGTTGGTTGGTTATTTTATTTGTTGGCGAAATGTTTACGGCATCAGCCATGAGCCATTACGACGATGAGTTAGAAAAAGCAATTGTTTTAGCCTTGTTTGTGCCTTTAATTATTTCTAGCGGTGGTAACTCGGGTTCGCAAGCTGCATCGTTAATTATTAGAGCCATGGCTTTGGGTGAGCTAAAGCTGAAAGATTGGTGGTACGTTTTAGTAAAAGAATTAAAATCGGGATTGGTTTTAGGACTTATTTTAGGCGCTATTGGTTTTACTCGTATTGTAATTTGGGAAAAGACCGGTATTTACGATTACGGCGAATATTGGTTAACCATTGCTATTACCGTTGCTTTATCTTTAATAATAATTGTGCTTTGGGGAACCTTGGCTGGTGCTTTAGTGCCTTTTATTTTACGTCGAATTGGTTTTGACCCAGCAACCGCATCATCACCATTTGTTGCAACCTTGGTCGATGTTTCTGGTTTAATTATTTATTTCACAATTGCCGCACTTTTATTAACCGGAAAATTATTGTAA
- a CDS encoding class I SAM-dependent methyltransferase, whose amino-acid sequence MIQEIAKYWDKQSEIWREEKEEAWSQPETEKWLTYFKSVKADQNGFKVLEIGTASGYFANILHLAGYEVTAVDVSPNMIKEAKEVSAALKIPVTYHVMDAQHLDFENETFDLVFTRLMTWTIPDLNQFYSEAFRVLKNGGVLLNMDGDFGKCQFSQEGHEKYPEDIMEQANQIKAQLAVNTYNRPIKDVEFLEKIGFTTIVVEADPLANAPDEGLFTLKAIK is encoded by the coding sequence ATGATTCAAGAAATTGCAAAATATTGGGACAAGCAAAGCGAAATTTGGCGCGAAGAAAAAGAAGAAGCTTGGAGCCAACCCGAAACCGAAAAATGGTTAACATATTTTAAAAGCGTGAAAGCCGACCAAAACGGATTTAAGGTTTTAGAAATTGGTACTGCATCGGGCTATTTTGCTAATATTTTGCATTTAGCGGGTTATGAGGTTACAGCTGTTGATGTTTCTCCGAATATGATTAAAGAAGCGAAAGAAGTTTCTGCAGCACTTAAAATTCCGGTTACGTATCACGTAATGGATGCGCAACATTTAGATTTTGAAAACGAAACGTTTGATTTGGTTTTTACTCGTTTAATGACATGGACCATTCCGGATTTAAATCAATTTTACAGCGAAGCCTTTCGCGTGTTAAAAAATGGTGGTGTTTTATTAAATATGGATGGCGATTTTGGCAAATGCCAATTCAGTCAAGAAGGACATGAAAAATACCCAGAAGATATTATGGAACAAGCCAATCAAATTAAAGCACAATTGGCTGTTAATACATACAATCGTCCAATTAAAGATGTTGAATTTTTAGAAAAAATAGGTTTTACAACCATTGTTGTTGAAGCTGATCCGTTGGCAAATGCACCTGACGAAGGTTTGTTTACCCTAAAAGCAATTAAATAA
- a CDS encoding TonB-dependent siderophore receptor codes for MTQRYFTRYFFAGGYINAQRNGVDLRPIIKGPLGDDTAIIESIEFVKGPAGFMNAMSDPAGSYNIVTKKPMGINKNTAQFSYGSFGTFRAEADLQGVVTEDRKLAVRFNVMGMKTDGFLKHDNSQRILMAPSFKYSFNEKSNLTLELIYQTLTYNLLSEAQISPYGFGTLPRDFSISDPSMRPYKGNDYNAFLTWEQEVAQDWKLTTRVSNINNDYAGSIFWVYGKNQQDPDILNRYLVYDSVKYNTFSAQSYIQGKFTTGDVKNTFLGGIDFNHKKNSSVDTWGTAETIYPLSISNPQYGQVILNNGIGGGFDSENNIYTDANKTNATLYYVSAHAINESSFLDDKFKVNYGVRLTQLHGNFNQYGDKVKQDEFEVTPRLGLSYLPIESMNIYALYDQSFLPQIGIAHDGSDLKPLKGKSYEVGVKKDWNDGAWNTTASVYLIDRNRMNVNDPASSKIYQTGANRSKGFEFDLKGRIAEGLSVIINYAYTDSKITKDEFNPSMVGAATPNRIRHIQNTWLDYQLPFKNLPGFSVSAGYQYLAGRTERFTTDDPQPLKDIFKVDMGVGYASKKYRVQVMASNLFNEKIYSTAWKRNDMYYWVQQAPRSIRCVVSMNF; via the coding sequence ATTACACAACGCTATTTCACCCGATATTTTTTCGCGGGGGGCTATATTAATGCCCAACGAAACGGGGTAGATTTACGTCCTATTATAAAAGGTCCGCTGGGTGATGATACGGCTATTATAGAAAGTATTGAATTTGTTAAAGGTCCGGCAGGATTTATGAATGCCATGAGCGATCCGGCAGGTTCGTACAATATTGTAACCAAAAAACCGATGGGTATCAATAAAAATACAGCGCAATTTTCGTACGGCAGTTTTGGAACCTTTCGTGCTGAAGCCGATTTACAAGGCGTAGTTACAGAAGATCGTAAATTAGCTGTACGTTTTAATGTGATGGGAATGAAAACCGATGGTTTTTTAAAACACGACAACAGCCAACGTATTTTAATGGCGCCATCGTTTAAATATAGCTTTAACGAAAAATCGAACCTTACGTTAGAACTTATTTATCAAACCTTAACCTATAACTTGCTAAGCGAAGCACAAATTTCGCCTTACGGATTCGGGACTTTACCACGTGATTTTTCTATCAGTGATCCGTCAATGCGCCCGTATAAAGGAAACGATTACAATGCCTTTTTAACTTGGGAACAAGAAGTTGCACAAGATTGGAAATTAACCACACGCGTTTCTAACATCAATAACGATTACGCCGGATCTATTTTTTGGGTTTATGGTAAAAACCAACAAGATCCTGATATTTTAAATCGCTATTTGGTGTACGATTCGGTTAAATACAATACTTTTTCTGCACAAAGTTACATACAAGGTAAATTTACAACCGGCGATGTAAAAAATACATTTTTAGGAGGAATTGATTTCAACCATAAAAAAAATTCAAGCGTTGATACGTGGGGCACTGCCGAAACTATTTATCCGTTAAGCATTTCTAATCCGCAATACGGACAAGTTATTTTAAACAACGGAATTGGTGGTGGATTTGATTCAGAAAACAACATTTATACCGACGCAAACAAAACCAACGCAACTTTGTACTACGTTTCGGCTCATGCTATTAACGAAAGTTCGTTTTTAGATGATAAGTTTAAAGTAAATTACGGAGTGCGTTTAACGCAATTACATGGTAACTTTAACCAATACGGTGATAAAGTAAAGCAAGATGAATTTGAAGTTACGCCGCGTTTAGGATTAAGTTATTTACCTATTGAATCCATGAATATTTATGCGCTGTACGATCAAAGCTTTTTGCCACAAATCGGTATTGCGCACGACGGATCGGACTTAAAACCATTAAAAGGTAAAAGTTACGAAGTTGGGGTTAAAAAAGATTGGAACGATGGTGCTTGGAATACCACTGCATCGGTTTATTTAATTGATAGAAACCGCATGAATGTTAACGACCCGGCATCAAGTAAAATTTATCAAACCGGTGCAAACCGTTCTAAAGGTTTTGAATTTGATTTAAAAGGTAGAATTGCCGAAGGGTTAAGCGTAATTATTAACTACGCGTACACCGATTCTAAAATTACAAAAGATGAATTTAACCCGAGTATGGTAGGAGCAGCAACGCCAAATCGCATCCGTCATATTCAAAATACTTGGTTAGATTACCAATTGCCATTCAAAAACCTTCCTGGTTTTTCTGTGAGCGCTGGTTATCAATATTTAGCAGGCCGTACCGAACGTTTTACAACCGATGATCCGCAACCGTTAAAAGATATTTTTAAGGTAGATATGGGCGTTGGTTATGCAAGCAAAAAATACCGTGTGCAAGTTATGGCAAGCAACTTATTTAACGAAAAAATATATTCAACCGCATGGAAACGTAACGATATGTATTATTGGGTGCAACAAGCGCCACGTAGCATTCGTTGCGTAGTTTCAATGAACTTTTAA